The Candidatus Omnitrophota bacterium genome segment GCTTTGGGAAAAAAGATAGAGACAGAATCCACCCAGGATGAGAGCGGCGACGATTTGAAACTTCTTGGATTTCATTATTGATTGTCCTGAGATGAAAGTATGGAATCGGGATCGAAGCGCCGCTGCGCTTCTTCATATATACGGGCGATGGGAACGCCGGTCTCGCGGTGAATTTTCATGCAATCGTCGTATTCTGGCGTGAAGCGCTTTTCTACGCCGAAGCCCCAGCTGACTTTTCCTCGAATCGGCCCCCAGGAAGTTGAGACATTGGCGGACTGCCGCAGCAGCGTGCGGCGCTCGCACTCGTAAAAGCGGAGACCGATAGTGGAACTTTGGCGCAAGACAACGCGGGCCAGCTCTTCTTTCAAATGAAGCGGCGCCAAAACCGTCAGCTGCGTGGCGGGCCGATTTTTCTTCATCATGATGGGAGTCAAAGTCGCGTCGAGCGCTCCCGCTTGGAAGAGGCTCTCTATCAGCGGCTCGAAGAATTCAGGATTCATATCGTCGATATTGGTCTCGAGGACGGCGATAACGTCGCGTCCGGCTTCGGCCTCGCCGAGGAAAACGCGCAGCAAATTCGGCCTCCCCTCGATAACGCGGGAACCGGCGCCGTATCCCACAGTCTCAAGAATCATAGAGGGCATGGGAGATGATCCCGCGCAAAGGGCGTTCAGCAGAGCCGCTCCGGTGGGAGTAACCATCTCCAACGTTCCGCCGTTGGAATAGAGGCTGAAGCCGCGCAAGAGTTCCGCCGTGGCGGGGACGGGCAGCGGCAGGCGGCCATGCTGCGT includes the following:
- the larC gene encoding nickel pincer cofactor biosynthesis protein LarC, which encodes MKIIYFDAFSGISGDMCLGALVDAGCPLEEIKNHLAGLNIPGFDLRAEKVQRGPLAGTQVHVQVEEEHHVHRHLADVLQIADRISWPGNVRQRIEQVFTALAQAEGKVHNKPFDHIHFHEVGCFDAIVDISGTLLGLHLLGVERFACSKIPVGEGFSGETQHGRLPLPVPATAELLRGFSLYSNGGTLEMVTPTGAALLNALCAGSSPMPSMILETVGYGAGSRVIEGRPNLLRVFLGEAEAGRDVIAVLETNIDDMNPEFFEPLIESLFQAGALDATLTPIMMKKNRPATQLTVLAPLHLKEELARVVLRQSSTIGLRFYECERRTLLRQSANVSTSWGPIRGKVSWGFGVEKRFTPEYDDCMKIHRETGVPIARIYEEAQRRFDPDSILSSQDNQ